AGTGCCAACACCTTGGCTGGAAGTTTGTTTGGTTGACTGTCCCACCATAAAAATGTGTGGGTATCTAACAGCAGCCTCATTCTGTACCCAGCCAGAAATCGTCTGATAAGGGCGCATCAAAATCAGCAGCCATCACCGCACAACCAGCGTGTAAGCCAGCCTGACGTGTTGTTGGCACAGCAGATCGGGCAAGGGGCGCACTGTATTTATTGAACAGAAACTCAACAAAATTAAGTATTTCTCGTTGAACACTCTCCGGCAAGCGGCGGGTGTGTTCAGTGATTAGCTCTACTGTACCCATAATGGTATCACTCCAGTTATTTCTCTTGGGTCAGTATAGCTAAGGATGCCGCTGTTGACTATTTTCGGTGTAGCACGAACCTTCCCGCGTATCAGTGCGGCGCACGAATCCAACGGCGGGCGAGGTTTTCATCCGTGGGCATCGGCAGGAATTGGTTGAGGTCGTTGTAGTCGAGCGGGGCAACGCTGTGGGCGAGTTGTTGGCGTAGGGCTTCGACGGAGCTTGCACCGATGGCGCGGACTTTGGCGAGGAAGCTGTGTCCGTGCAGGCGACGGGCGGG
The window above is part of the Thiothrix winogradskyi genome. Proteins encoded here:
- a CDS encoding 6-carboxytetrahydropterin synthase — encoded protein: MNETLFYVAAAPFEAACRVENALGQSPLSAAHPARRLHGHSFLAKVRAIGASSVEALRQQLAHSVAPLDYNDLNQFLPMPTDENLARRWIRAPH
- a CDS encoding DUF2281 domain-containing protein, whose protein sequence is MGTVELITEHTRRLPESVQREILNFVEFLFNKYSAPLARSAVPTTRQAGLHAGCAVMAADFDAPLSDDFWLGTE